The Mycobacterium seoulense genome has a window encoding:
- a CDS encoding acyl-CoA dehydrogenase family protein, translated as MWDFETDPDYQAKLDWVEKFMVDELEPLDLVALDPYDKKNAEMMAILRPLQQQVKDQGLWAAHLRPELGGQGFGQVKLALLNEILGRSRWAPSVFGCQAPDSGNAEILAMFGTDEQKSRYLQPLLDGEITSCYSMTEPQGGSDPGQFVTAATRDGDHWVINGEKWFSTNAKHASFFIVMAVTNPESRTYDKMSLFIVPAETPGIEIVRNVGVGAESSKRASHGYVRYTDVRVPADHVLGGEGQAFMIAQTRLGGGRIHHAMRTIALARSAFDMMCERAVSRKTRHGRLSDFQMTQEKIADSWIQIEQFRLLVLRTAWLIDKHHDYQKVRRDIAAVKVAMPQVLHDVVQRAMHLHGALGVSDEMPFVKMMVAAESLGIADGATELHKMTVARRTLREYQPVTTPFPSAHIPTRRAEAQARLAERLEHSVAEF; from the coding sequence GTGTGGGATTTCGAAACGGATCCGGATTATCAGGCAAAGCTCGACTGGGTCGAGAAGTTCATGGTCGACGAACTCGAACCGCTCGATCTGGTCGCCCTCGACCCGTATGACAAGAAGAACGCCGAGATGATGGCGATCCTGCGGCCGTTGCAACAGCAGGTCAAGGACCAGGGCCTGTGGGCCGCGCACCTGCGGCCAGAGCTCGGCGGGCAGGGATTTGGTCAGGTCAAGCTCGCGCTGCTCAACGAGATCCTCGGACGTTCCCGCTGGGCGCCGTCCGTTTTCGGCTGCCAGGCGCCCGATTCGGGCAACGCCGAGATTCTCGCGATGTTCGGCACCGACGAACAAAAGTCCCGCTACCTGCAACCGCTGCTCGACGGCGAGATCACCTCGTGCTATTCGATGACCGAACCTCAGGGTGGTTCCGACCCGGGACAATTCGTCACGGCCGCGACCCGCGACGGCGACCACTGGGTGATCAACGGGGAGAAGTGGTTCTCGACCAACGCCAAGCACGCGTCGTTCTTCATCGTGATGGCCGTGACCAATCCCGAGTCGCGCACCTATGACAAGATGTCGCTGTTCATCGTTCCGGCCGAGACGCCCGGCATCGAGATCGTCCGCAACGTCGGCGTGGGAGCCGAGTCGTCGAAGCGGGCCAGCCACGGCTATGTCCGCTACACCGACGTCCGCGTGCCGGCCGACCACGTGCTGGGCGGCGAGGGCCAGGCATTCATGATCGCCCAGACGAGGCTCGGCGGTGGCCGCATCCACCACGCCATGCGAACAATAGCGTTGGCGCGCAGCGCTTTTGACATGATGTGCGAGCGCGCGGTGTCACGAAAGACCCGGCACGGGCGGCTGTCCGATTTCCAGATGACCCAGGAGAAGATCGCCGACAGCTGGATTCAGATCGAGCAGTTCCGGCTGTTGGTGCTGCGCACCGCGTGGCTGATCGACAAGCACCACGACTATCAGAAGGTGCGCCGCGACATCGCGGCGGTGAAGGTCGCCATGCCCCAGGTGCTGCATGACGTCGTGCAGCGGGCCATGCACCTGCACGGCGCGCTCGGCGTGTCCGACGAGATGCCGTTCGTCAAGATGATGGTGGCCGCGGAGTCGCTGGGCATCGCCGACGGCGCCACCGAGCTGCACAAGATGACGGTGGCCCGGCGCACCTTGCGCGAATATCAGCCCGTCACAACGCCGTTCCCGTCGGCGCACATCCCCACCCGCCGCGCGGAGGCCCAGGCCCGGCTGGCCGAGCGGCTGGAACACTCGGTGGCGGAGTTCTGA
- a CDS encoding GAF and ANTAR domain-containing protein, translating to MQSADPTSSHQLAVRMAELARGIAAPRSLGDVLADVTTAAVELIPGADFAGVLLVKRGGEFESVADTDSLVARLDQLQHDFGEGPCAQAALAETIVRSDDMRDESRWPRYAPAAVQHGVLSSLSFKLYTADRTAGALNLFGLRTGAWDAEAETTGSVLAAHAAAAILAARHGEQLQSALSTRDRIGQAKGIIMERYGVDELRAFDLLRMLSQESQVKLVDIAQRVVDTRGDG from the coding sequence ATGCAGTCTGCAGACCCGACCTCGAGCCACCAGCTCGCCGTGCGCATGGCAGAGCTTGCCCGCGGCATCGCCGCGCCCCGCTCGCTTGGTGACGTCCTCGCCGACGTGACCACCGCCGCGGTGGAGCTGATACCCGGGGCAGATTTCGCCGGCGTGCTGCTTGTCAAGAGGGGCGGCGAGTTCGAATCCGTCGCGGACACCGACAGCCTGGTTGCGCGGCTCGACCAGCTGCAGCACGACTTCGGTGAAGGGCCTTGCGCCCAAGCCGCACTCGCCGAGACGATCGTGCGAAGCGATGACATGCGCGACGAGTCGCGCTGGCCGCGGTACGCGCCGGCGGCCGTGCAGCACGGCGTGCTCAGCAGCCTGTCGTTCAAGCTGTACACCGCCGACCGCACCGCCGGCGCGTTGAACCTGTTCGGTCTGCGAACCGGTGCGTGGGATGCCGAGGCGGAGACCACCGGCTCGGTGCTGGCCGCGCACGCCGCCGCAGCCATTCTGGCGGCGCGGCACGGCGAGCAGCTGCAGTCGGCGCTGTCGACGCGAGACCGCATCGGCCAGGCCAAGGGCATCATCATGGAGCGCTACGGTGTGGACGAACTGCGCGCGTTCGACCTGCTGCGGATGCTGTCCCAGGAGAGTCAGGTCAAGCTCGTCGACATCGCCCAGCGCGTCGTCGACACCCGCGGCGACGGCTGA
- a CDS encoding F420-dependent hydroxymycolic acid dehydrogenase, whose product MTGVSRRTFGRMAAGAGMLGATGLPAGCGRPGADHAPPAAKAVGVVLSHEQFRTDQLVAQAQAAEEAGFQHVWASDHIQPWQDNEGHSMFPWLTLALVGNATSRISFGTGVTCPTYRYHPTVVAHAFASLAVLYPGRVFLGVGTGERLNEQAATNAFGKYAERHDRLVEAITLIRRLWSGSRTSFAGRYFQTNALKLYDTPSTPPPIFVAASGPKSATMAGQYGDGWIGQARDVTNSALLAAFGAGARAAGRDPAGLGKRAELFAVVGDHAEATAAAGLWRFTAGAVDQPNPVDIQRAAEVNPIDKVLANWTVGTDPEPHIRAVQAVVDAGAVPFLHFPQSNPLSAIEFYRINVLPKLH is encoded by the coding sequence GTGACCGGCGTCTCGCGTCGCACGTTCGGGCGGATGGCCGCCGGTGCGGGCATGCTCGGCGCCACCGGACTGCCCGCCGGCTGTGGGCGGCCGGGCGCCGACCACGCCCCGCCCGCGGCCAAGGCGGTCGGTGTGGTGCTCTCGCACGAGCAGTTCCGCACCGACCAGCTGGTGGCACAAGCCCAGGCGGCCGAAGAGGCCGGCTTCCAGCATGTGTGGGCCAGCGACCACATCCAGCCGTGGCAGGACAACGAGGGCCATTCGATGTTCCCGTGGTTGACCCTGGCATTGGTGGGCAACGCCACCAGCCGCATCTCCTTCGGCACGGGCGTGACCTGCCCCACGTACCGGTACCACCCGACAGTGGTGGCACACGCCTTCGCGTCGCTGGCAGTCCTGTATCCCGGACGCGTCTTCCTGGGAGTCGGGACCGGGGAACGGCTCAACGAGCAGGCGGCGACCAACGCGTTCGGCAAATACGCCGAGCGCCACGATCGGCTGGTCGAGGCGATCACCCTGATCCGCCGGTTGTGGAGTGGATCGCGAACCTCGTTCGCCGGGCGCTACTTTCAGACCAACGCCTTGAAGCTCTACGACACCCCGTCCACACCGCCGCCGATCTTCGTGGCGGCCAGTGGGCCCAAGAGCGCGACAATGGCCGGCCAATACGGTGACGGATGGATCGGTCAGGCCCGCGACGTCACGAATTCCGCACTGCTGGCCGCATTCGGCGCCGGCGCGCGAGCAGCCGGCCGTGACCCCGCCGGCCTGGGCAAGCGCGCGGAGCTGTTCGCGGTCGTCGGCGACCACGCCGAAGCGACCGCCGCAGCCGGCCTGTGGCGCTTCACGGCCGGCGCCGTCGACCAGCCCAATCCGGTCGACATCCAGCGCGCCGCGGAGGTCAATCCCATCGACAAGGTGCTGGCCAACTGGACCGTCGGCACCGACCCCGAGCCGCACATCAGGGCCGTACAAGCGGTCGTGGACGCCGGCGCCGTGCCGTTTTTGCACTTCCCCCAAAGCAATCCGCTGTCGGCCATCGAGTTCTACCGCATCAACGTCTTGCCCAAGTTGCATTAG
- a CDS encoding GNAT family N-acetyltransferase has product MSPQTRPARKADLGELSRTLGRAFHDDPVTTWLLPDPRARTAHLHRLFATMTRHHHLGCGGVEVACDGPGIGGAALWDPPNQWRETRRGELAMIPTFLRVFGLRSGRARGLQELMKRMHPEEPHWYLAVIGSDPSVRGQGFGQALMRSRLDRCDAEYCPAYLESSKPENVPYYERFGFAVTREIVVPDGGPTMWAMWRSPR; this is encoded by the coding sequence GTGAGTCCCCAGACGCGCCCGGCGCGCAAGGCCGATCTCGGCGAACTGTCACGCACCCTGGGCCGGGCCTTCCACGACGACCCGGTGACCACCTGGCTGCTGCCCGACCCGAGGGCGCGCACCGCGCACCTGCACCGGTTGTTCGCGACGATGACGCGCCACCACCACCTGGGCTGCGGCGGCGTCGAGGTGGCCTGTGACGGCCCGGGCATCGGCGGGGCTGCGCTGTGGGATCCGCCGAATCAGTGGCGCGAGACGCGCAGGGGCGAACTGGCGATGATCCCGACTTTTCTGCGGGTGTTCGGCCTGCGCTCGGGGAGGGCGCGTGGCCTGCAGGAGCTGATGAAACGGATGCATCCCGAGGAACCGCACTGGTATCTCGCCGTGATCGGGAGCGACCCGTCTGTCCGTGGGCAGGGCTTCGGTCAGGCGCTGATGCGGTCGCGGCTGGACCGCTGCGACGCCGAGTACTGTCCGGCCTATCTCGAGTCGAGCAAGCCCGAAAACGTGCCGTACTACGAACGTTTCGGTTTCGCGGTGACGCGCGAGATCGTCGTGCCCGACGGTGGCCCGACCATGTGGGCGATGTGGCGTTCGCCGCGATAG
- a CDS encoding TetR family transcriptional regulator, which yields MRGSGRERSRESRSREERKEATRRAIIAAALKLLQDRSFSSLSLREVTREVGIVPAAFYRHFESMEALGLVLIDESFRSLRDTLRDARAGKLDPNRVIESSVEILVASVAQRREHWRFIARERNSGLSVLRYAIRTEIRLITSELATDLARFPRLREWSTEDLNVLATLFVNSMIVIAEAIEDAQSTETLEDIRRIAVKQLRMIAIGIAGWKSSP from the coding sequence GTGCGCGGTTCTGGTCGCGAGCGCTCACGGGAAAGCCGGTCACGCGAGGAGCGCAAGGAGGCGACCCGTCGCGCCATCATCGCCGCGGCGCTCAAGCTGCTGCAGGACCGCAGCTTTTCCAGCCTGAGCCTGCGCGAGGTGACCCGTGAGGTCGGCATCGTCCCGGCGGCGTTCTATCGCCACTTCGAGTCGATGGAGGCCCTCGGGCTGGTCCTGATCGACGAGTCGTTCCGAAGCTTGCGCGACACCCTGCGTGACGCGCGCGCCGGCAAGCTCGACCCGAATCGGGTCATCGAGTCGTCCGTCGAAATCTTGGTTGCCAGCGTCGCGCAGCGGCGGGAGCATTGGCGATTCATCGCACGAGAACGCAACAGCGGGCTGAGCGTGCTGCGCTATGCCATCCGCACCGAGATCCGGTTGATCACGTCCGAGCTGGCCACTGACCTGGCGCGCTTCCCGCGGCTGCGCGAGTGGAGCACCGAGGACCTCAACGTGCTGGCGACCCTGTTCGTCAACTCGATGATCGTCATCGCGGAGGCCATCGAGGACGCACAGAGCACCGAGACGCTCGAAGACATCCGGCGGATCGCCGTCAAACAACTGCGGATGATCGCGATCGGCATCGCCGGCTGGAAGAGTAGCCCGTAG
- a CDS encoding ferredoxin reductase: MFTQTAQTSGRALARTFRKRVLGSDLLDLLTGPHGVDRYTELVAPTWTLGEARAKVIDVRRTTARSVTLTLAPNERFTSAWTVKAGQYVNLAVEIDGRRHTRCYSPANAEGAAHLELTIGRHDGGLVSTHLYEHARRGMVVGLAGVGGDFTLPTERPRRILFVSGGSGITPVMAMLRTLVAESHPGEIAFIHYARTGAEACYRDDLAALPGVRVLHGYTRSDGGDLVGRFDAAHLAAAMPSPNAVFVCGPTPLVDAVRNHCENVHTESFVPPSFEAPANPSGGRVTFADSGVDVTDDGRSLLEQAESAGLSPENGCRMGICHTCTRRKTAGTVRNLITGAVSTGPDEDVQICVSVPVGDVDLSL; the protein is encoded by the coding sequence ATGTTCACTCAAACCGCTCAGACTTCTGGCCGGGCCCTCGCTCGCACTTTTCGGAAGCGAGTCTTGGGTTCAGACCTTCTCGACCTACTCACCGGCCCCCACGGCGTCGATCGGTACACCGAGCTGGTGGCGCCGACCTGGACGCTGGGAGAGGCCCGCGCCAAGGTGATCGACGTGCGCCGCACCACTGCCCGCAGCGTCACCCTCACGCTCGCCCCGAACGAGCGCTTCACGTCCGCCTGGACCGTCAAGGCCGGCCAGTACGTCAACCTCGCCGTCGAGATCGACGGCCGCCGGCACACCCGCTGCTATTCACCGGCCAACGCCGAGGGCGCGGCCCACCTGGAGCTGACCATCGGTCGGCACGACGGCGGCCTGGTCTCGACCCACCTCTACGAGCACGCCCGCCGCGGCATGGTGGTCGGTTTGGCCGGTGTCGGCGGCGACTTCACGTTGCCGACCGAAAGGCCGCGCAGGATCCTCTTCGTTTCCGGGGGAAGCGGCATCACGCCGGTGATGGCGATGCTGCGCACCCTGGTCGCCGAGAGCCACCCCGGCGAGATCGCGTTCATCCATTACGCCCGCACGGGGGCGGAGGCGTGCTACCGCGACGACCTCGCCGCCCTGCCCGGCGTCCGCGTGTTGCACGGCTACACCCGATCCGACGGCGGCGATCTGGTCGGCCGGTTCGATGCGGCGCATCTGGCCGCCGCCATGCCGTCGCCCAATGCGGTGTTCGTCTGCGGCCCAACGCCTTTGGTCGATGCCGTGCGAAACCACTGCGAAAACGTCCACACCGAGAGCTTCGTGCCGCCGTCGTTCGAGGCGCCGGCCAACCCGTCGGGCGGCCGCGTCACCTTCGCCGACAGCGGGGTTGACGTCACCGACGACGGGCGCTCGCTGCTGGAACAGGCGGAATCGGCCGGCCTGTCACCCGAAAACGGCTGCCGGATGGGCATCTGCCACACCTGCACTCGGCGGAAGACCGCCGGAACGGTGCGCAACCTGATCACCGGCGCGGTCTCGACCGGTCCCGACGAGGACGTGCAGATCTGCGTGTCCGTGCCGGTCGGCGACGTCGACCTTTCGCTTTAG
- a CDS encoding fatty acid desaturase family protein — protein MTQNKIKLTPQQADEFGRELDAIRERVLANLGAEDADYIRRVIKAQRALEVGGRALLFLPPAWLLGTTMLGLSKILDNMEIGHNIMHGQYDWMRDPNISGRSFEWDTACPADQWRHSHNYMHHTHTNIVGMDRDIGYGILRMSEDQRWQPYYLGNPLYAFLLMVLFQYGVALHELETERIRSGEIELADKHDVLRAIWKKTRRQTLKDYVAFPLLAGPFAPFVFAGNLSANLMRNVWSYMIIFCGHFPDGTQEFTVEETKDESRGMWYFRQVLGSANLTGGKLFHLLSGNLSHQIEHHLFPDMPARRYAEIAPEVQAICERYGVPYNRGPLLRQFGTVVRKIVRLTFPDSVRRRATSDRSADPVPAAA, from the coding sequence ATGACACAGAACAAGATCAAACTGACACCCCAACAGGCCGACGAATTCGGCCGTGAGCTGGACGCCATCAGGGAACGCGTGCTGGCCAACTTGGGCGCAGAGGACGCCGACTACATCCGCCGCGTCATCAAAGCCCAGCGCGCGCTGGAGGTCGGCGGCCGGGCGCTGCTCTTCCTGCCGCCCGCCTGGCTGCTGGGCACCACGATGCTGGGCCTGTCGAAAATTTTGGACAACATGGAGATCGGCCACAACATCATGCACGGTCAATACGACTGGATGCGTGACCCGAACATCTCCGGCCGGTCATTCGAGTGGGACACCGCGTGCCCGGCCGATCAGTGGCGCCATTCGCACAACTACATGCACCACACCCACACCAACATCGTGGGAATGGACCGCGACATCGGTTACGGCATCCTGCGGATGAGCGAAGACCAGCGCTGGCAGCCGTACTACCTCGGCAACCCGCTCTACGCCTTCTTGCTGATGGTGCTGTTCCAGTACGGCGTCGCGCTGCACGAACTCGAGACGGAACGCATCCGCTCCGGCGAAATCGAGCTCGCCGACAAACACGACGTGCTGCGCGCGATCTGGAAGAAGACGCGTCGGCAAACCCTCAAGGACTATGTGGCCTTCCCCTTGCTGGCCGGTCCCTTCGCCCCGTTCGTCTTCGCGGGCAACCTCTCGGCCAACCTGATGCGCAACGTGTGGTCGTACATGATCATCTTCTGCGGCCACTTCCCCGACGGCACCCAGGAATTCACCGTCGAGGAGACCAAGGACGAGTCGCGCGGCATGTGGTACTTCCGCCAAGTCCTCGGCTCGGCAAACCTCACCGGCGGCAAGCTTTTCCATCTGCTGTCGGGCAACCTGTCCCACCAGATCGAGCACCACTTGTTCCCGGACATGCCGGCCCGCCGCTACGCCGAGATCGCGCCCGAGGTGCAAGCGATCTGCGAGCGCTACGGCGTCCCCTACAACCGTGGCCCGCTGCTGCGGCAGTTCGGCACCGTCGTTCGCAAGATCGTCCGGCTGACCTTCCCGGACTCGGTGCGGCGCAGGGCCACCTCCGACCGGTCGGCCGATCCGGTGCCCGCGGCCGCCTGA
- a CDS encoding SRPBCC family protein, with protein MGGVEWTGARYADKPTVEASTWVDADPARVWSLVSDIKLMPTLSNELQAVEWAEGADAPRVGARFIGHNEHEAFGRWSTTSQIVACDEPREFAWAVGQPEEPAAMWRFRLTPRDGGTALSYWMQMGPGRSGLSVAIESMPDKEQKIVFVRMREFEAAIGKTLAAIKRLAEHGVR; from the coding sequence ATGGGCGGCGTGGAATGGACCGGCGCACGCTACGCGGACAAACCGACGGTGGAGGCATCGACGTGGGTCGACGCCGATCCGGCCCGGGTGTGGAGCCTGGTTTCCGACATCAAGCTGATGCCGACGCTGAGCAATGAGCTGCAAGCCGTGGAGTGGGCCGAGGGTGCTGACGCCCCGCGCGTAGGGGCCCGCTTCATCGGACACAACGAACACGAGGCGTTCGGGCGGTGGAGCACCACCTCCCAGATCGTCGCGTGCGACGAGCCGCGCGAATTCGCCTGGGCCGTCGGCCAACCCGAAGAGCCGGCGGCGATGTGGCGGTTCCGGCTGACGCCCCGCGACGGCGGCACCGCGCTGAGCTACTGGATGCAGATGGGGCCGGGACGTTCGGGGCTGTCCGTGGCCATCGAATCGATGCCCGACAAAGAGCAGAAGATCGTTTTCGTGCGGATGCGCGAGTTCGAGGCCGCGATCGGCAAGACGCTCGCGGCGATCAAGAGGCTGGCCGAGCACGGGGTGCGTTGA
- a CDS encoding LLM class flavin-dependent oxidoreductase — protein MRTATTVELSSAGRETAAFVVEAEKLGLDVCWVAEAWGSDAPSALGYLAARTERILLGSGILQVGVRSPVMVAQTAITLSNLSGGRFLLGLGASGPQVIEGLHGVSFSRPLVRIAETVDIVRQVLAGGKISYSGKHFHIPLPGGEGVPMRLSARPEHPIPIYLAALSPAMLRLTGRTADGWLGTSFVPEGAGDAYFSHLDEGLAAAGRTRAAIDICQGAEVAFAADEEELRGMVAGRKRELAFSLGGMGSSSTNFYNQAYSRQGWADIAAEVRERWQRGDRDGAAALVTDEMVLATTLIGTEDMVRARLAVWRDAGVNTVRLYPAGDSLEAKLGTLGRAIELVAEV, from the coding sequence ATGCGCACCGCGACGACCGTCGAGTTGTCGAGCGCCGGTCGGGAAACCGCGGCCTTCGTCGTCGAGGCGGAGAAGCTGGGCCTGGACGTGTGCTGGGTGGCCGAGGCTTGGGGTTCCGACGCGCCGTCGGCGCTGGGCTACCTCGCGGCGCGCACCGAGCGGATCCTGCTGGGTTCGGGCATCCTGCAGGTCGGCGTTCGCTCGCCGGTCATGGTCGCCCAGACCGCTATCACCCTGTCCAACCTCTCGGGCGGGCGTTTCCTGCTCGGGCTGGGCGCGTCGGGACCGCAGGTGATCGAGGGTTTGCACGGCGTCTCGTTCAGCCGGCCGCTGGTGCGTATCGCCGAAACCGTCGACATCGTGCGACAGGTGCTCGCCGGTGGGAAAATCTCGTACTCCGGCAAGCATTTTCACATTCCGCTCCCCGGCGGCGAAGGCGTGCCGATGCGGCTGTCGGCCCGGCCCGAGCATCCCATCCCGATCTACCTGGCCGCGCTCTCACCGGCGATGCTGCGGCTGACGGGGCGGACCGCCGACGGCTGGCTCGGTACCAGCTTCGTCCCGGAGGGTGCCGGCGATGCGTACTTCTCGCACCTCGACGAGGGCCTGGCCGCCGCCGGCCGCACGCGCGCCGCCATCGACATCTGCCAGGGTGCCGAAGTCGCCTTCGCCGCCGACGAGGAGGAACTGCGCGGGATGGTCGCCGGCCGCAAGAGGGAGCTGGCCTTCAGCCTCGGCGGGATGGGGTCGTCGAGCACCAACTTCTACAACCAGGCCTACAGCCGGCAAGGCTGGGCCGACATCGCCGCCGAGGTGCGCGAGCGCTGGCAGCGGGGGGACCGCGACGGCGCGGCCGCGCTGGTCACCGACGAGATGGTCTTGGCCACCACGCTGATCGGCACCGAGGACATGGTGCGCGCCCGGCTAGCGGTGTGGCGAGACGCCGGCGTGAACACCGTGCGCCTGTATCCGGCCGGCGATTCGCTGGAGGCGAAGCTGGGCACGCTCGGCCGGGCCATCGAGTTGGTCGCCGAGGTCTAG
- a CDS encoding DUF1214 domain-containing protein, protein MTHESTAAWQELLGTLGTLDRSFLEGDRAVADDRHIADGYRMLASTLGVAFDAYLFTEPGRPQLVEVNTPLRRDRRWGGDNTDAYYFMCPVDPKRRYRISGNRGDSVYFSVTAYNEPSPGAWSDRVVAIVRDSDLDIDADGNFAFELGPTPDAAVLMTRDYQADPLTGRPVTWRIEALDEPDPIRHGDAETAARLRAATTWLRTMFAIVPLAVGTRVDDDHALGHETAHAANEFADPYQVPDANFGWSARDACYSYGSFVLDDDEALVITHRPPACRFWNLVVWNQFMATFGAAEGPDVRCSINGHSAALNSDGSVTIVLSRGTTGHPNSLTTLGYPCGNLAFRWFLAEGVPERPAVQLVKVALAPTDVS, encoded by the coding sequence ATGACGCACGAATCGACCGCCGCCTGGCAGGAGTTGCTCGGCACCCTGGGCACCCTGGACCGATCCTTTCTGGAGGGCGACCGGGCGGTCGCCGACGACCGGCACATCGCCGACGGTTACCGCATGCTCGCCAGCACGCTGGGCGTGGCGTTCGACGCCTACCTCTTCACCGAGCCCGGCCGCCCCCAGCTCGTCGAGGTGAACACGCCGTTGCGCCGCGACCGCCGCTGGGGTGGCGACAACACCGACGCCTACTACTTCATGTGCCCGGTCGACCCGAAGCGCCGCTACCGCATCAGTGGCAATAGGGGTGACAGCGTGTACTTTTCGGTGACCGCCTACAACGAACCGTCGCCGGGCGCGTGGTCCGACCGGGTCGTCGCGATCGTCCGCGACAGCGACCTCGACATTGACGCCGACGGCAACTTCGCCTTCGAACTCGGCCCCACGCCCGATGCCGCCGTGCTCATGACCCGCGACTACCAGGCCGACCCGCTCACGGGCCGCCCCGTCACCTGGCGGATCGAGGCGCTCGACGAGCCGGACCCGATCCGGCACGGCGACGCCGAGACCGCCGCGCGCCTGCGCGCCGCCACGACCTGGTTGCGCACCATGTTCGCGATCGTGCCGCTGGCGGTCGGCACCCGGGTCGACGACGATCATGCACTCGGACACGAAACCGCGCACGCCGCAAATGAATTCGCCGACCCCTATCAGGTCCCCGACGCCAACTTCGGCTGGTCGGCGCGCGACGCCTGCTACTCCTACGGCAGCTTCGTGCTCGACGACGACGAAGCGTTGGTCATCACGCACCGGCCTCCCGCATGCCGGTTCTGGAACCTGGTGGTGTGGAATCAATTCATGGCCACCTTCGGCGCCGCCGAGGGCCCCGACGTCCGCTGCTCGATCAACGGCCACAGCGCCGCGCTCAACAGCGACGGCTCGGTGACGATCGTGTTGTCCCGCGGCACGACCGGCCACCCGAATTCGCTGACCACCCTGGGGTATCCGTGCGGGAACCTCGCCTTCCGGTGGTTCCTGGCCGAGGGGGTGCCGGAGCGGCCGGCGGTGCAGCTGGTGAAGGTCGCGCTCGCGCCGACGGACGTGTCCTAG
- a CDS encoding TetR/AcrR family transcriptional regulator — protein sequence MVVDFGRPRDPRIDAAVLSATVELLAETGYAGLLVSAIADRAGTSKPAIYRRWPSKAHLVHEAVFPIGAATQLPDTGSLPEDLREMVRRSMAFLTTPAARAALPGLVGEMAADPTLHSALLERFAGVIGGGLAQLLARAAGRGEVRPDVTAAELTEAIAGITLMGLLTRVSELDDAWVDRTTTLLLKGISA from the coding sequence ATGGTAGTGGATTTTGGCCGACCCCGTGACCCACGCATCGACGCCGCCGTGCTGAGCGCGACCGTCGAACTGCTCGCCGAGACCGGCTACGCCGGGCTGTTGGTTTCCGCGATCGCCGACCGCGCCGGCACCAGCAAGCCCGCGATCTACCGGCGCTGGCCGAGCAAGGCGCACCTCGTGCACGAGGCGGTGTTTCCCATCGGCGCCGCGACCCAGCTGCCCGACACCGGGTCCTTGCCCGAGGACCTGCGTGAAATGGTCCGTCGCTCAATGGCTTTCCTGACGACACCGGCCGCCCGGGCGGCCTTGCCGGGGCTCGTGGGCGAGATGGCCGCGGACCCGACCCTGCATTCGGCGCTGTTGGAGCGCTTCGCCGGCGTCATCGGCGGCGGTCTCGCCCAGTTGCTTGCGCGGGCCGCGGGTCGCGGCGAGGTCCGGCCCGACGTGACCGCCGCCGAATTAACCGAGGCCATCGCCGGCATCACGCTGATGGGCTTGCTCACCCGCGTCAGCGAGCTCGACGACGCGTGGGTCGACCGCACCACCACGTTGCTCCTGAAGGGAATCAGCGCATGA